The following coding sequences lie in one Phyllopteryx taeniolatus isolate TA_2022b chromosome 4, UOR_Ptae_1.2, whole genome shotgun sequence genomic window:
- the rnf24 gene encoding RING finger protein 24 yields the protein MSSDFSHYSFRMPNIGFQNLPLNIYIVVFGTAIFVFILSLLFCCYLIRLRHQAHKELYAYKQVIQKEKVKELNLHEICAVCLEEFKQKDELGICPCKHAFHRKCLIKWLEVRKVCPLCNMPVLQLAQQAGTTEPPVPIQQPLPGVENLV from the exons ATGAGCTCCGATTTTTCACACTACAGTTTCAGGATGCCAAATATAGGGTTCCAGAACCTGCCCCTTAATATctacattgttgtttttgggacaGCCATTTTTGTCTTCATCCTCAGCCTTCTCTTCTGCTGCTACTTAATAAG GTTACGGCACCAGGCGCACAAAGAACTCTATGCATACAAACAA GTTATTCAGAAGGAAAAGGTGAAAGAGTTAAATTTGCATGAG ATATGCGCGGTGTGCTTGGAGGAGTTCAAACAGAAAGACGAGCTGGGGATTTGTCCGTGCAAGCACGCCTTTCATAGGAA ATGCCTCATCAAGTGGCTGGAGGTGAGGAAAGTGTGCCCGCTGTGCAACATGCCCGTCTTACAGCTTGCCCAGCAGGCTGGCACCACGGAACCTCCTGTGCCAATCCAGCAGCCTCTGCCCGGTGTCGAAAACCTGGTCTAG